Proteins co-encoded in one Planctomycetia bacterium genomic window:
- a CDS encoding PEP-CTERM sorting domain-containing protein (PEP-CTERM proteins occur, often in large numbers, in the proteomes of bacteria that also encode an exosortase, a predicted intramembrane cysteine proteinase. The presence of a PEP-CTERM domain at a protein's C-terminus predicts cleavage within the sorting domain, followed by covalent anchoring to some some component of the (usually Gram-negative) cell surface. Many PEP-CTERM proteins exhibit an unusual sequence composition that includes large numbers of potential glycosylation sites. Expression of one such protein has been shown restore the ability of a bacterium to form floc, a type of biofilm.) yields the protein MQRVFVSVLICGSMIASASLVHADNVQDWNVTLNNAARKVVSKHNPGVPTRAMAMMNGSIYDVYQAIHRTHQPFKVDTHAPHASVDAAVAQAAYRVISEIYTEEQMTLDHVLATRLAVIPKSAAKTAGISLGNQIAQQYINAHQNDGWNLPDQYTPSDAPGHWSSDPLHPGQKGWGSDWGSVHPWAMPNPDHFDAVLNLPDITSQRYTDAYYEVKAYGSRVSDTRTADQTAIGLFWAYDRPGTGAPPVLFSENMIEIGNQIGNSPEQNARMFAMASVALADAIIATWDVKYEADLWRPITGIRRAAEDDNPDTIEDLEWAPLGSPGADPNGAADDFTPPFPAYTSGHATMGGAIYRALELFYGTNDFSVADAMIGVDAVTDEYALFSIEPGGGGTREYVRFTQDGALGPGLENSPEGENTMSRIYLGVHWRMDQEDGQALGRAVSDYVASRYFQPVPEPSTWALLLSGGTLLAASRRKWRGKS from the coding sequence ATGCAACGCGTTTTTGTGTCAGTTCTGATTTGCGGCAGCATGATTGCTTCGGCGTCCCTGGTACACGCCGACAACGTGCAAGACTGGAATGTCACGCTGAACAACGCGGCGCGGAAGGTCGTGTCCAAGCACAATCCTGGCGTGCCGACGCGCGCCATGGCGATGATGAACGGTTCGATTTACGACGTCTATCAGGCCATTCATCGCACGCACCAGCCCTTCAAAGTCGATACCCATGCGCCGCACGCCTCCGTGGATGCGGCCGTCGCTCAAGCCGCCTATCGAGTGATCAGCGAAATTTATACCGAAGAACAGATGACGCTCGACCACGTGCTGGCGACGCGCTTGGCGGTCATTCCCAAGAGCGCGGCGAAGACAGCCGGCATCAGCCTCGGCAATCAAATTGCCCAGCAATACATCAACGCTCATCAAAACGACGGCTGGAACCTGCCCGATCAATACACGCCGTCGGACGCGCCCGGACACTGGAGTTCGGATCCCCTGCACCCCGGGCAAAAAGGCTGGGGTTCCGACTGGGGATCGGTGCATCCCTGGGCGATGCCGAACCCCGACCATTTCGATGCGGTGCTCAACCTGCCGGACATCACGAGTCAACGCTACACCGACGCGTACTACGAGGTGAAGGCTTATGGTTCGCGGGTCAGCGACACCCGCACGGCCGACCAGACCGCGATCGGCCTGTTCTGGGCCTATGATCGCCCGGGCACCGGTGCGCCGCCGGTGCTGTTCAGTGAGAACATGATCGAAATCGGCAATCAAATCGGCAATTCGCCAGAACAGAACGCTCGCATGTTTGCGATGGCGTCCGTGGCCCTGGCCGACGCCATCATCGCAACCTGGGACGTCAAATACGAAGCCGACCTTTGGCGGCCCATCACCGGGATTCGCCGCGCGGCGGAAGACGACAACCCCGACACGATCGAAGATCTCGAATGGGCGCCGTTGGGTTCGCCCGGGGCAGATCCGAACGGCGCAGCCGATGACTTTACGCCGCCATTTCCCGCTTACACGTCGGGGCATGCGACGATGGGCGGCGCCATTTACCGAGCGCTGGAATTGTTCTACGGCACGAACGACTTCAGCGTGGCCGACGCGATGATTGGCGTCGATGCGGTGACCGACGAATATGCGCTGTTCTCGATCGAGCCGGGCGGCGGCGGAACACGCGAGTACGTTCGCTTCACGCAAGACGGCGCCCTTGGTCCCGGACTGGAGAATTCTCCAGAAGGCGAAAACACCATGAGTCGCATTTATCTCGGCGTCCATTGGCGGATGGATCAGGAAGACGGACAAGCGTTGGGTCGCGCCGTTTCAGACTATGTGGCGAGTCGCTATTTCCAACCGGTGCCGGAACCAAGCACCTGGGCGCTGCTGTTGTCCGGTGGAACGCTCTTGGCGGCGTCGCGTCGCAAGTGGCGGGGCAAGTCATAA
- a CDS encoding CapA family protein, producing MSLVDYVRQAVRSQLRDELVVTPCSLTPAAPIHVSFREDGKYLCEGLGQGATIGESLWQGVANALRLWQGCHAGLNELELEPGVQLVDWLGAFEKRPVRDNRRLKLPESDRLGIELTLFHGAEELTDRSHSAISQAISLGVHGLALECAGRCAWFSSSKPIIHNYSATKTCERLAESIGLSSDGYRRADARLWRLETIHLVQPSRATPPRRLFRCDRTIPREQTDFGSVQQLLDGAGKWLLRHVRGDGSLEYKYLPSRGEYSSANNDLRQWMATHCLAELHRDAPDQRHQEAYQRNLAYNLAKYYRNTGAFAYIIDQDKAKLGAAACALMALLAGDNGEKYASEAASLKHGLLSQSEPDGSFRTFFVPSDRNDQQSFYSGEAMLALAMWLERRPDPALQERLRHAREYYLPYYRATGRYAPFIPWHTMAYWRLAKLTGDDDYTKAIFELNDWLVCLQNVDPASPLDQQGDFFVSRFAYNGPSHASSTAVYLEGLAYAYAAARAAGDETRAAAYCSSLRWGWRYLIQLQFREENAFYLRHRQRVLGGLRTTLADNQVRCDNVQHAAMAAMALLTQVPKAAFSTAGDEVRGYRDRMLERFTARPTARKSTSGAGRISRMLLAGDAQLGRFTERWAERLGTAHALAAIRPVLDEADGLICNLECVVAESGSPVAKQGDRVWHLRASPTMLDVFPSDRVTCVSVANNHAMDYGPDALMEMLTRHLPGRGVFYAGAGETAMSAQRPAKFQLGAHSASLHAVTTIEPEFRATETLPGYCFVSEKLSDFQRHLDKLIATDDSSSTIRLLAIHWGRNHESRVPPEHVAMAHAAIDAGFHAVIGHHAHVNRAIEMYRDCPIFYDLGNFLCDFKFLSWDDRSVMAMLSFDERGVAGIELIPILLHDKAVAPAVGDTAVAILKRLAALSSSFGTRLEIHNGRAHIICRTVREHLP from the coding sequence GTGTCGTTGGTGGACTATGTTCGTCAGGCGGTGCGCAGCCAGTTACGCGATGAGCTCGTGGTCACGCCTTGTTCGCTGACGCCGGCCGCGCCGATTCATGTGTCGTTTCGCGAGGACGGAAAGTATCTCTGCGAGGGGCTTGGGCAAGGCGCAACCATTGGCGAGAGCCTCTGGCAAGGCGTGGCAAACGCCCTTCGACTTTGGCAGGGCTGCCATGCCGGGCTCAACGAGTTGGAACTTGAACCTGGCGTCCAACTGGTCGATTGGCTCGGCGCCTTCGAGAAACGGCCTGTCCGTGACAATCGCCGCTTGAAATTACCGGAAAGCGATCGGCTTGGCATTGAGCTCACGCTGTTCCACGGCGCCGAAGAACTTACGGATCGCTCCCATTCGGCGATTAGCCAGGCGATTTCGCTCGGCGTGCATGGACTTGCCCTGGAGTGCGCTGGGCGTTGCGCTTGGTTTTCGTCCAGCAAGCCGATCATTCACAATTACTCCGCGACGAAGACCTGTGAGCGCCTCGCCGAATCGATCGGACTTTCGAGCGACGGATATCGACGTGCCGACGCGCGGCTGTGGCGGCTGGAAACGATCCATCTCGTGCAGCCGTCTCGCGCGACGCCGCCCCGACGGCTCTTCCGTTGTGATCGCACGATTCCACGCGAGCAGACCGATTTCGGCTCCGTTCAACAACTGCTGGACGGCGCTGGCAAGTGGTTGCTGCGGCACGTCCGCGGCGACGGTAGCTTGGAATACAAGTATCTTCCGTCGCGGGGCGAATACAGTTCGGCGAACAACGACCTGCGACAATGGATGGCGACGCATTGCCTCGCGGAACTCCATCGCGACGCTCCGGACCAACGGCATCAGGAGGCGTATCAAAGAAATCTGGCGTATAACCTCGCAAAGTATTACCGCAATACCGGCGCCTTCGCATACATCATCGATCAAGACAAAGCGAAACTGGGGGCCGCGGCCTGCGCTCTAATGGCGCTCTTGGCCGGAGACAACGGCGAAAAGTATGCGAGCGAAGCCGCATCGCTCAAGCACGGCTTGCTGAGCCAAAGCGAGCCAGACGGGAGCTTTCGCACGTTTTTCGTGCCGTCGGACCGCAACGACCAACAGAGCTTTTATAGCGGCGAAGCGATGCTCGCCTTGGCGATGTGGCTGGAGCGCCGGCCTGATCCCGCGCTCCAGGAACGTCTGCGGCACGCGCGCGAGTATTACCTGCCGTATTACCGCGCAACAGGACGTTATGCTCCGTTCATTCCTTGGCACACGATGGCCTACTGGCGACTGGCCAAGCTCACGGGTGACGACGACTACACGAAAGCGATCTTCGAACTGAACGACTGGCTCGTGTGCCTGCAAAACGTCGATCCAGCGAGTCCGCTCGACCAACAAGGCGATTTCTTCGTCAGCCGTTTCGCCTACAACGGCCCGTCGCATGCTTCGTCGACGGCAGTTTATTTGGAAGGGCTAGCCTACGCCTATGCGGCTGCGCGCGCGGCCGGCGACGAGACCCGCGCCGCCGCCTACTGCTCCTCTCTGAGATGGGGCTGGCGCTACTTGATTCAATTGCAGTTTCGCGAAGAGAACGCCTTCTACCTGCGCCATCGCCAACGCGTGCTCGGCGGTTTGCGAACGACACTCGCGGACAATCAGGTGCGCTGCGACAACGTGCAGCACGCGGCTATGGCGGCCATGGCGCTGTTGACGCAGGTGCCGAAAGCGGCATTCTCTACCGCTGGCGATGAGGTGCGTGGCTATCGGGACCGGATGCTGGAGCGATTCACAGCGCGACCAACCGCGAGGAAATCCACGAGCGGCGCAGGAAGAATCTCCCGTATGCTGCTGGCCGGCGACGCGCAACTCGGACGATTTACCGAGCGCTGGGCGGAGCGGCTGGGCACGGCACATGCGCTGGCTGCAATTCGACCAGTGCTCGATGAAGCGGACGGATTGATCTGCAATTTGGAATGCGTCGTCGCCGAGAGCGGCTCGCCCGTGGCCAAGCAAGGCGATCGCGTCTGGCACCTCCGGGCGTCGCCGACGATGCTCGACGTCTTTCCATCCGATCGCGTGACCTGCGTTTCGGTCGCCAACAATCATGCGATGGACTACGGGCCCGACGCGTTGATGGAAATGCTGACGCGTCACCTGCCGGGTCGCGGCGTCTTTTATGCCGGAGCGGGAGAGACGGCGATGTCGGCGCAGCGTCCGGCGAAGTTTCAGTTGGGAGCGCATAGCGCTTCATTGCATGCCGTCACGACGATTGAACCCGAATTTCGCGCTACCGAAACCCTGCCGGGCTATTGCTTTGTGTCAGAAAAGTTGAGCGATTTCCAGCGACACCTGGACAAGCTCATCGCGACAGACGATTCGTCATCGACGATTCGGCTACTGGCAATCCACTGGGGCCGCAATCATGAGTCGCGAGTTCCTCCTGAACATGTCGCCATGGCGCACGCGGCGATTGACGCGGGTTTTCACGCCGTGATCGGCCACCATGCGCACGTCAATCGGGCAATTGAAATGTACCGCGATTGCCCGATCTTTTATGACCTGGGCAATTTCCTCTGCGATTTCAAATTCCTCAGTTGGGACGACCGTTCGGTGATGGCGATGCTTTCGTTCGACGAACGAGGCGTGGCCGGAATCGAGCTCATTCCGATCCTGCTTCACGACAAAGCCGTGGCGCCGGCCGTAGGCGATACTGCTGTGGCCATTCTCAAGCGACTCGCCGCGCTCAGTAGCTCGTTCGGTACGCGACTCGAAATCCACAATGGCCGAGCGCACATCATTTGCCGAACTGTTCGTGAGCATTTGCCATAG